One part of the Manduca sexta isolate Smith_Timp_Sample1 unplaced genomic scaffold, JHU_Msex_v1.0 HiC_scaffold_1707, whole genome shotgun sequence genome encodes these proteins:
- the LOC119191619 gene encoding pro-resilin-like, whose translation MRRPSSRTFTCNGFSISPSIRRQLGVGISSPNISSANEHQTQDEKFSTPPTTPVVEYEADERGFKPRISVEPALRSGYLPPPPGGNGYSQIQTFEAPEIVAARSLEASHGQARGTSGSLGQDYHDVHGNGFGRNALRGYESPQARFNGKQSYDNAASFGRNAFDGANTEPAKYNFGYMVKDQEGTEFGHHEERQEQRAQGEYHVVLPDGKKQTVNYEADEQGFKPQISYQDTDVSRSGYDNNAQLFRTNGRGNYGNARSSGY comes from the exons GCGACCCAGTTCAAGAACGTTCACTTGTAACGGGTTCTCAATATCGCCATCTATAAGGCGGCAGCTCGGCGTAGGCATATCATCGCCGAACATTTCGAGTGCAAATGAACATCAAACACAAGATGAAAAGTTTAGTACGCCGCCCACTACGCCT GTGGTGGAATACGAAGCCGACGAGCGTGGTTTCAAGCCACGGATATCCGTGGAGCCAGCGCTCCGTTCTGG TTATCTCCCGCCTCCGCCTGGCGGAAATGGTTACTCTCAAATCCAAACCTTCGAAGCTCCTGAGATAGTGGCTGCTCGGAGTCTGGAAGCTTCCCATGGGCAGGCGCGTGGTACCTCTGGGTCGCTTGGACAAGACTACCACGACGTCCATGGTAATGGATTTGGAAG gAATGCTCTTCGCGGATATGAATCTCCTCAAGCCAGATTCAATGGAAAGCAAAGTTACGACAATGCGGCATCATTTGGAAGAAATGCTTTTGACGGAGCCAATACT GAACCAGCTAAGTACAATTTCGGGTACATGGTGAAGGATCAGGAAGGCACAGAGTTCGGCCACCATGAGGAGAGACAGGAGCAGCGCGCCCAAGGAGAATACCACGTGGTACTCCCTGATGGCAAGAAACAG ACAGTAAACTACGAGGCGGACGAGCAGGGTTTCAAACCACAAATATCCTACCAAGATACTGACGTGAGCCGATCGGGATATGACAACAACGCTCAGCTATTTCGCACCAATGGTCGCGGTAACTATGGCAACGCGCGCTCTAGTGGCTACTGA